Proteins found in one Herbiconiux sp. A18JL235 genomic segment:
- the rapZ gene encoding RNase adapter RapZ, with the protein MTPDTPQQQEVLIVTGMSGAGRSTVANALEDLGWYVVDNLPPQMLRPLVDLAEHAGSTLPRIAAVVDVRGRDFFSDLQEIIQALRSGTQLRVVFLEATDQALVRRFEQVRRPHPLQGNGTLLDGIGAERARLSPIRESSDIIIDTSDLNIHQLATTVQERFSTADTAGVQVTVMSFGFKYGAPTDADGIADARFLPNPFWVPELRAHTGLDTEVREYVLGQTGAGEFVESYAKALEPVLAGYQRENKRHATIAIGCTGGKHRSVAIARELADRIARFPGVVVSVKHRDLGRE; encoded by the coding sequence ATGACTCCCGACACACCTCAGCAGCAGGAAGTGCTGATCGTCACGGGGATGTCGGGCGCCGGGCGCTCGACGGTGGCCAACGCGCTGGAAGACCTCGGCTGGTACGTCGTCGACAACCTGCCGCCGCAGATGCTCCGCCCCCTGGTCGACCTCGCCGAGCACGCCGGGTCGACCCTGCCGCGCATCGCCGCGGTGGTCGACGTGCGCGGCCGCGACTTCTTCTCCGACCTGCAGGAGATCATCCAGGCCCTCCGCAGCGGCACCCAGCTGCGCGTGGTGTTCCTCGAGGCCACCGATCAGGCTCTGGTGCGGCGCTTCGAGCAGGTGCGTCGGCCTCACCCGTTGCAGGGCAACGGCACGCTCCTCGACGGCATCGGCGCCGAGCGGGCGAGACTCAGCCCCATCCGCGAGTCGAGCGACATCATCATCGACACCTCCGACCTCAACATCCATCAGCTCGCCACGACCGTGCAGGAGCGGTTCTCGACAGCCGACACGGCGGGCGTGCAGGTCACGGTGATGAGCTTCGGGTTCAAGTACGGTGCGCCCACCGACGCCGACGGCATCGCCGACGCCCGCTTCCTGCCCAACCCGTTCTGGGTTCCCGAGCTGCGGGCCCACACCGGTCTCGACACCGAGGTGCGCGAGTACGTGCTCGGGCAGACAGGCGCGGGGGAGTTCGTCGAGTCGTACGCCAAGGCTCTCGAGCCCGTTCTCGCCGGGTACCAGCGCGAGAACAAGCGCCACGCCACCATCGCGATCGGCTGCACGGGCGGCAAGCACCGCTCCGTCGCCATCGCCCGTGAGCTCGCCGACCGCATCGCCCGCTTCCCGGGCGTGGTCGTGAGCGTGAAGCACCGCGACCTCGGTCGCGAATGA
- the whiA gene encoding DNA-binding protein WhiA, producing MALTADVKAELAKVVVSKTTVRAAELATILRFAGGLHIISSRIAIEAELDTPDIVKRVLRDLAELYGVKGDVSMIAASGSRREGSYLVRVLDGGETLARQTGLLDARRRPIRGLPNRLTTGTRDDLAAVWRGAFLAAGSLTDPGRSAALEVVCPGNEAAMALVGAASRLGIATKAREVRGVHRVVIRDGEAIAAMLAVMGAAATVSTWEEMRQRREVRATANRLVNFDDANLRRSAQAAVAACARVERAMEILGDDIPDHLKYAGELRLAHRDSSLDELGHHADPPMTKDAIAGRIRRLLAMADKQASDLGIPGTEANLPADLDD from the coding sequence GTGGCTCTCACCGCCGACGTCAAAGCCGAACTGGCCAAGGTCGTCGTCAGCAAGACGACAGTGAGGGCGGCAGAGCTCGCGACCATCCTTAGGTTCGCGGGCGGGCTGCACATCATCTCCTCGCGCATCGCGATCGAGGCCGAGCTCGACACCCCCGACATCGTGAAGCGGGTGCTCCGCGACCTGGCCGAGCTCTACGGCGTGAAGGGCGACGTCTCGATGATCGCCGCCTCCGGCTCGCGTCGCGAGGGCAGTTACCTCGTCCGTGTCCTCGACGGGGGAGAGACCCTCGCCCGCCAGACCGGGCTGCTGGATGCGCGGCGCCGCCCCATCCGCGGCCTCCCGAACCGCCTCACCACGGGCACTCGAGACGACCTCGCCGCTGTCTGGCGAGGCGCGTTCCTCGCTGCCGGCAGCCTCACCGACCCGGGTCGCTCCGCTGCGCTCGAGGTGGTCTGCCCCGGCAATGAGGCGGCGATGGCCCTGGTGGGTGCAGCATCACGCCTCGGCATCGCCACGAAGGCCCGTGAGGTGCGCGGCGTGCACCGCGTGGTCATCCGCGACGGCGAGGCGATCGCCGCGATGCTCGCGGTGATGGGTGCCGCAGCGACGGTCTCCACCTGGGAGGAGATGCGGCAACGCCGTGAGGTGCGCGCCACCGCCAACCGTCTGGTGAACTTCGACGACGCCAATCTGCGCCGTTCGGCGCAGGCCGCCGTCGCGGCGTGCGCGCGGGTGGAGCGGGCGATGGAGATCCTCGGCGACGACATCCCCGATCACCTCAAGTACGCCGGCGAGCTGCGCCTGGCGCACCGCGACTCGAGTCTCGACGAGCTGGGCCACCACGCCGACCCGCCGATGACGAAAGACGCGATCGCCGGCCGCATCCGCCGCCTCCTCGCCATGGCCGACAAGCAGGCCTCCGACCTCGGCATCCCGGGCACCGAGGCCAACCTCCCCGCCGACCTCGACGACTAG
- a CDS encoding superoxide dismutase, which yields MAEYTLPELPYDYAALEPHISGKIMQLHHDKHHATYVAGANTALAALTEASETGNLANVNKLEKDLAFNLGGHVNHSIFWTNLTPTTQTPEGELKAAIDDRFGSFEKFQAAFTAVALGVQGSGWAVLGYDVIGGNLSLFQLFDQQGNIPAGVVPLFMLDVWEHAYYLDYLNVRADYIKAVWNIANWENVAARLDAARQKTSGLLVLS from the coding sequence ATGGCTGAGTACACTCTGCCGGAGCTTCCCTACGACTACGCCGCGCTCGAGCCCCACATCTCGGGCAAGATCATGCAGCTGCACCACGACAAGCACCACGCCACCTACGTCGCCGGCGCGAACACCGCCCTCGCCGCACTGACCGAAGCCTCCGAGACCGGCAACCTCGCGAACGTGAACAAGCTCGAGAAAGACCTCGCCTTCAACCTCGGCGGCCACGTCAACCACTCCATATTCTGGACCAACCTCACCCCCACCACCCAGACCCCCGAAGGCGAACTCAAAGCCGCCATCGACGACCGCTTCGGCTCGTTCGAGAAGTTCCAGGCCGCGTTCACCGCCGTCGCCCTCGGCGTGCAGGGCTCCGGCTGGGCCGTGCTCGGCTACGACGTCATCGGCGGCAACCTCTCCCTGTTCCAGCTCTTCGACCAGCAGGGCAACATCCCCGCCGGCGTCGTGCCCCTGTTCATGCTCGACGTCTGGGAGCACGCCTACTACCTCGACTACCTCAACGTGCGCGCCGACTACATCAAGGCCGTCTGGAACATCGCCAACTGGGAGAACGTCGCAGCCCGCCTCGACGCCGCCCGCCAGAAGACCTCGGGGCTGCTGGTACTGTCATAA
- the gap gene encoding type I glyceraldehyde-3-phosphate dehydrogenase, which yields MSVKIGINGFGRIGRNFFRAALAKGSDLEIVAVNDLTDNKALAHLLKYDSITGRLDAKVELDGDKIVVNGKPIIVLAERNPADLPWGELGVDIVIESTGRFTKSDDARQHITAGAKKVIVSAPATGSDVATLVLGVNEGTYDPAIHDIISNASCTTNCLAPLAKVLLDNFGIERGLMTTVHAYTADQNLQDGPHSDLRRARAAAANIIPTSTGAAKALGLVIPELVGKLDGYALRVPVPTGSITDLTVELTKPATVEEINEAYKNAAEGELKGILSYTEDPIVSSDIVSDPHSSIFDAGLTKVIGSQVKVASWYDNEWGYSNRLVDITEFVAAKL from the coding sequence GTGTCTGTCAAGATCGGCATCAACGGCTTCGGCCGCATCGGTCGCAACTTCTTCCGTGCCGCGCTGGCGAAGGGAAGTGACCTCGAGATCGTCGCGGTCAACGACCTCACCGACAACAAGGCGCTCGCCCACCTGCTCAAGTACGACTCGATCACCGGCCGTCTCGACGCCAAGGTCGAGCTCGACGGCGACAAGATCGTCGTCAACGGCAAGCCGATCATCGTGCTCGCAGAGCGCAACCCCGCCGACCTGCCCTGGGGCGAGCTGGGCGTCGACATCGTCATCGAGTCGACCGGCCGCTTCACGAAGAGCGACGACGCGCGTCAGCACATCACCGCCGGCGCGAAGAAGGTCATCGTCTCGGCTCCCGCCACCGGCAGCGACGTCGCGACGCTCGTGCTCGGTGTGAACGAGGGCACCTACGACCCCGCCATCCACGACATCATCTCGAACGCCTCCTGCACCACCAACTGCCTGGCTCCGCTGGCCAAGGTGCTGCTCGACAACTTCGGCATCGAGCGCGGCCTCATGACCACGGTGCACGCCTACACCGCAGACCAGAACCTGCAGGACGGGCCGCACAGCGACCTCCGCCGTGCCCGCGCCGCCGCAGCGAACATCATCCCGACGTCGACCGGTGCCGCCAAGGCGCTCGGCCTCGTCATCCCCGAGCTCGTCGGCAAGCTCGACGGCTACGCCCTCCGCGTGCCGGTTCCCACCGGCTCGATCACCGACCTCACCGTCGAGCTCACGAAGCCCGCCACGGTCGAGGAGATCAACGAGGCGTACAAGAACGCCGCCGAGGGCGAGCTCAAGGGCATCCTCAGCTACACCGAAGACCCGATCGTCTCGAGCGACATCGTCTCCGACCCGCACTCCTCGATCTTCGACGCCGGCCTCACCAAGGTGATCGGCTCGCAGGTCAAGGTGGCGTCGTGGTACGACAACGAGTGGGGCTACTCCAACCGTCTCGTCGACATCACCGAGTTCGTCGCAGCCAAGCTGTAG
- the pgk gene encoding phosphoglycerate kinase: MTLRTLDSLGSLAGTRVIVRCDLNVPVKDGVITDDGRVRASLPTLNALLNAGAKVVVVSHLGRPEGAPDEKYTLEPVAGRLSELLGKPVVFAHDTVGQEAADAVAGLGDGDIALLENLRFNPGETSKDEAERRGFAEELARFGDAFVSDGFGVVHRKQASVYDLAELLPSAAGLLIETELGVLDKLTENPDRPYTVVLGGSKVSDKLGVIGHLLPRVNTLLIGGGMLFTFLKAQGHAVGSSLLEEDQLETVKGYLAKADELGVTIVLPTDVVVASKFGADAEVEVTPADDIENTAFGASGLGLDIGPDTAKAFAEIIASSKTVFWNGPMGVFELEPFAAGTKAVAQALTEVDGLGVVGGGDSAAAVRALGFSDDQFGHISTGGGASLEFLEGKRLPGLEVLGWS; the protein is encoded by the coding sequence GTGACGCTCCGCACTCTCGACTCCCTCGGATCGCTCGCCGGCACGCGCGTCATCGTGCGGTGTGACCTCAATGTTCCTGTGAAGGACGGGGTCATCACCGACGATGGGCGCGTGCGCGCGAGCCTGCCCACCCTCAACGCCCTGCTGAACGCCGGGGCGAAGGTCGTGGTGGTCAGCCACCTCGGCCGCCCCGAGGGCGCTCCCGACGAGAAGTACACCCTCGAGCCCGTCGCCGGGCGCCTCTCCGAGCTTCTCGGCAAACCTGTCGTCTTCGCACACGACACGGTGGGCCAGGAGGCAGCGGATGCGGTGGCCGGCCTCGGCGACGGCGACATCGCCCTGCTCGAGAACCTGCGCTTCAACCCGGGTGAGACGAGCAAGGACGAGGCGGAGCGTCGCGGTTTCGCGGAGGAGCTGGCTCGCTTCGGCGACGCCTTCGTCTCCGACGGCTTCGGGGTCGTGCACCGCAAGCAGGCGAGCGTCTACGACCTCGCCGAACTGCTGCCGAGCGCAGCCGGTCTTCTCATCGAGACCGAGCTCGGTGTGCTCGACAAGCTCACCGAGAACCCCGACCGCCCCTACACGGTGGTGCTCGGCGGCTCGAAGGTCTCCGACAAGCTCGGTGTCATCGGGCACCTCCTGCCCCGCGTGAACACGCTGCTCATCGGCGGTGGCATGCTGTTCACCTTCCTCAAGGCGCAGGGCCACGCGGTGGGCTCGAGCCTCCTCGAAGAAGACCAGCTCGAGACCGTCAAGGGCTACCTGGCGAAGGCCGACGAGCTCGGCGTCACCATCGTGCTTCCGACCGACGTGGTGGTGGCATCGAAGTTCGGCGCCGACGCCGAGGTGGAGGTCACCCCCGCCGACGACATCGAGAACACGGCGTTCGGCGCCTCCGGTCTCGGGCTCGACATCGGCCCCGACACCGCGAAGGCGTTCGCCGAGATCATCGCCTCGTCGAAGACGGTGTTCTGGAACGGCCCCATGGGCGTGTTCGAGCTCGAACCCTTCGCCGCAGGCACCAAAGCCGTCGCGCAGGCGCTCACCGAGGTCGACGGCCTCGGAGTGGTCGGCGGTGGCGACTCCGCCGCCGCCGTGCGCGCGCTCGGCTTCTCAGACGACCAGTTCGGTCACATTTCAACCGGAGGCGGTGCGTCGCTCGAGTTCCTCGAGGGCAAGCGTCTCCCTGGCCTGGAGGTCCTCGGATGGTCCTGA
- the tpiA gene encoding triose-phosphate isomerase, which produces MVLTRTPLIAGNWKMNLDHLQAIAFVQKLAWSLDDAKHSFDDVEVAVFPPFTDLRSVQTLVAADKLSLAYGGQDISQHESGAYTGEISGAFLAQLDTKYVIIGHSERRTLHGETDEVVAAKVKAAIKHGIVPIICVGETAEDLEKFGQSAVPVAQLKAAIEGLAADADIVVAYEPVWAIGSGQAATPEQAETVGAALRAVVAESLSADAAAATRILYGGSVKSGNIAGFMREPNVDGALVGGASLDIAEFSAIVRYQKHVGV; this is translated from the coding sequence ATGGTCCTGACCCGCACCCCGCTCATCGCCGGCAACTGGAAGATGAACCTCGACCACCTGCAGGCCATCGCCTTCGTGCAGAAGCTCGCCTGGTCGCTCGACGACGCGAAGCACAGCTTCGACGACGTCGAGGTCGCGGTCTTCCCGCCGTTCACCGACCTGCGCTCGGTGCAGACCCTCGTGGCCGCCGACAAGCTCTCGCTCGCCTACGGCGGTCAGGACATCTCCCAGCACGAGTCCGGCGCGTACACCGGCGAGATCTCGGGCGCCTTCCTCGCCCAGCTCGACACGAAGTACGTCATCATCGGTCACTCCGAGCGTCGCACGCTGCACGGCGAGACGGATGAGGTGGTCGCCGCCAAGGTGAAGGCCGCCATCAAGCACGGCATCGTGCCGATCATCTGCGTCGGTGAGACCGCCGAAGACCTCGAGAAGTTCGGTCAGAGCGCGGTGCCTGTCGCCCAGCTGAAGGCCGCCATCGAGGGCCTCGCTGCCGACGCCGACATCGTCGTGGCCTACGAGCCCGTGTGGGCGATCGGGTCGGGCCAGGCCGCGACGCCCGAGCAGGCCGAGACCGTCGGTGCAGCGCTGCGAGCCGTCGTGGCCGAGAGCCTCAGCGCCGACGCCGCCGCGGCCACGCGCATCCTGTACGGCGGTTCGGTGAAGTCGGGCAACATCGCCGGCTTCATGCGCGAGCCGAACGTCGACGGTGCCCTGGTGGGCGGTGCGAGCCTCGACATCGCGGAGTTCTCCGCGATCGTGCGCTACCAGAAGCACGTCGGAGTCTGA
- the secG gene encoding preprotein translocase subunit SecG, with the protein MQILQVVLQVILGLTSLLLTLLILLHKGRGGGLSDMFGGGVTSNLGASGVAERNLNRITVILGLVWVSSIIILGLITKFDSGL; encoded by the coding sequence GTGCAAATCCTCCAGGTCGTCCTCCAGGTCATTCTCGGTCTCACGAGTCTGCTGCTGACGCTGCTCATCCTGCTCCACAAGGGCCGGGGTGGCGGGCTCTCCGACATGTTCGGCGGAGGCGTCACCTCGAACCTCGGCGCCTCCGGCGTCGCCGAACGCAACCTCAACCGCATCACGGTGATCCTGGGGCTGGTCTGGGTCTCCAGCATCATCATCCTCGGACTCATCACGA